In Leptospira limi, a single genomic region encodes these proteins:
- a CDS encoding ribbon-helix-helix domain-containing protein yields MAKIDKRFQILLSEEEQILLKNEATRRGISQGELIRLALKNEIIQKSEILRRKAVQNLTEIFP; encoded by the coding sequence ATGGCAAAAATTGATAAACGTTTTCAGATTTTACTTTCAGAAGAAGAACAAATATTACTTAAAAATGAAGCAACTCGAAGGGGGATTTCGCAAGGAGAACTCATTCGTTTGGCTTTAAAAAATGAAATCATCCAAAAATCGGAAATACTTAGGCGAAAGGCTGTGCAAAATCTCACGGAGATCTTTCCTTGA
- the serC gene encoding 3-phosphoserine/phosphohydroxythreonine transaminase produces MPTFTHRIYNFNAGPAMLPTEVMEEAQSEFLNFRGTGMSVMEMSHREKHFQNILDESIADLRELLNLPSRYAVVYFPGGATLQFSAIPFNYLESGDSADFAVTGVWAKKAFEEAKKFYPNVKSIFNGADSKYMELPTITDASINDGAKYVYITSNNTIYGTRYKSFPKLKKAPLIADMTSELLSRKLPIDDFSVIFAGAQKNIGPSGLTVVIYDKEKLGKVSHAIPNLMNFELMEKNGSLYNTPPTYSIYIAGLVYKYLKRKGGLSVMEEVNERKAKKLYDALDASSLFYAPVPEAFRSAMNVVFRSHNDSLDSKFLSLAEEQGFAGLKGYREVGGFRASIYNAMPEEGVDALVSFIKEFERTNG; encoded by the coding sequence ATGCCTACGTTTACACACAGAATCTACAATTTTAATGCAGGTCCCGCCATGCTCCCTACCGAGGTCATGGAGGAGGCTCAGTCTGAATTCCTCAATTTTAGAGGAACTGGTATGTCTGTTATGGAAATGAGCCATAGAGAAAAACATTTCCAGAACATTTTAGATGAATCCATTGCTGATTTACGAGAACTCTTAAACCTACCGTCTCGTTATGCGGTCGTTTATTTTCCCGGCGGAGCGACATTACAATTTTCAGCGATTCCTTTTAATTATTTAGAATCAGGTGATTCCGCTGATTTTGCAGTAACTGGCGTTTGGGCAAAAAAAGCCTTCGAAGAAGCCAAAAAATTCTACCCAAATGTAAAATCCATCTTCAATGGCGCAGATTCCAAATACATGGAACTTCCAACCATCACGGATGCTTCTATCAACGATGGTGCAAAGTATGTTTATATCACATCCAATAATACAATTTATGGAACAAGATACAAATCTTTCCCCAAATTGAAAAAAGCTCCCCTCATTGCTGACATGACAAGTGAGTTACTCAGTCGGAAACTTCCTATCGATGATTTTTCTGTCATCTTTGCAGGTGCTCAAAAAAACATAGGCCCTTCTGGACTCACTGTTGTGATTTATGATAAGGAAAAACTGGGAAAAGTTTCTCATGCAATTCCAAACCTTATGAATTTTGAATTGATGGAAAAAAATGGCTCTCTTTATAACACACCTCCTACCTATTCCATTTACATAGCAGGACTTGTTTACAAATACCTAAAACGGAAAGGTGGACTTTCAGTAATGGAAGAAGTCAATGAAAGAAAAGCAAAAAAATTGTACGATGCCCTTGATGCCTCTTCATTATTTTATGCTCCCGTACCAGAGGCTTTCCGTTCTGCGATGAATGTTGTATTTCGTAGCCATAATGACAGTTTAGATTCCAAATTTTTATCGCTTGCCGAAGAACAAGGATTTGCTGGCCTCAAAGGATACCGTGAAGTAGGTGGATTTAGAGCAAGTATCTACAATGCAATGCCTGAAGAAGGTGTGGATGCACTTGTATCCTTTATCAAAGAGTTTGAAAGGACAAATGGTTAA
- a CDS encoding tetratricopeptide repeat protein, giving the protein MENAEIEKTQEDEKFTKIKALAKEAYRFLDQGRFKEAKERLDILIDEDPSNTYGLVGLGDYYAKTKQPEQAIQYYRKCLSGDTTNKFSLMGLMNAYRDLNSLKRIIEVAEEFHHITITDASILSRVADAHRKLKNFKESEVYYMEALQINPNDQYVIVGLGHLYFACQRYADAILWWEKLLSSQPNNIKILTEIGNSYRKIKDFDKAILYYERAKNLDPKNFFALYGLAESYRGKKDFKTAITHWEKILESDPENKLIINRYADSLRGLGNYDKALECFNKILASGDDYFALLGKAAALRLIGDLEKAEEIYLGLLTKSPNDPRPALELSDLWDIMGKKAQAIKLLEDLAKKNPSNEAIRERIEYLKD; this is encoded by the coding sequence ATGGAAAACGCCGAGATTGAAAAAACACAAGAAGATGAAAAATTCACAAAAATAAAAGCTCTTGCAAAAGAAGCTTATCGTTTTCTCGACCAAGGTCGCTTCAAAGAAGCAAAAGAACGATTAGACATATTAATAGATGAAGATCCTTCCAATACCTATGGGCTTGTTGGACTTGGCGATTATTATGCCAAAACAAAACAACCAGAACAAGCCATCCAATATTATCGAAAATGTTTGAGTGGTGATACCACAAATAAGTTTTCCCTTATGGGACTTATGAATGCCTACCGAGATCTCAATAGTTTAAAACGAATCATCGAAGTTGCGGAAGAATTTCACCACATAACAATCACAGATGCAAGTATTTTATCTAGAGTTGCTGATGCCCACAGGAAGTTAAAAAACTTCAAAGAATCTGAAGTGTATTATATGGAAGCTCTGCAAATTAATCCAAACGACCAATATGTGATTGTGGGACTTGGGCATTTGTATTTTGCCTGCCAAAGGTATGCGGATGCAATTTTGTGGTGGGAAAAACTTCTGAGTAGCCAACCAAATAATATTAAAATCCTAACTGAAATTGGAAATAGTTACCGTAAGATCAAGGATTTTGATAAAGCTATTCTTTATTACGAACGTGCCAAAAATCTAGATCCAAAAAACTTCTTTGCACTCTATGGTCTCGCCGAGTCTTACCGCGGGAAAAAAGATTTTAAAACCGCAATCACTCATTGGGAAAAAATCCTTGAGTCTGACCCTGAAAACAAACTCATTATCAACCGTTATGCGGACTCTCTCAGAGGACTTGGCAACTATGACAAAGCTCTCGAATGTTTTAATAAAATTCTCGCGAGTGGCGACGATTATTTTGCACTTCTCGGAAAAGCTGCCGCATTACGACTCATTGGTGACCTCGAAAAAGCAGAAGAAATTTATTTAGGACTGCTAACCAAATCTCCTAATGATCCAAGACCAGCACTAGAACTTTCAGACCTTTGGGACATCATGGGGAAAAAAGCACAGGCCATCAAACTTCTAGAAGATTTAGCAAAGAAAAATCCATCTAACGAAGCGATTCGCGAACGGATTGAGTATTTAAAGGATTAG
- a CDS encoding MFS transporter: MKTISKTVWILSLVSLFTDIASEMLYPILPIYLKSIGYSILFIGFLEGVAEFVAGYSKGYFGNLSDIQGKRVPFVRFGYALSAISKPLLAISRLPYLVFFSRTMDRIGKGVRTGARDALLSEETTSSSKAQIFGFHRSFDTLGAVIGPCIALIFLAIYPNQYVYLFYLAVVPGFISIGLTFLLKEKENQTKQTGKTISLFSYLSYWKQTNPNYRKLVFGLLVFALWNSSDVFLILKAKEVGLSDTAVIGIYIFYNLVYAIFAYPFGILADLFGLKRMFLFGIFMFILVYWIMGSFQTLAWIVFAFFLYGLFASATEGIGKAWISNLVPSEEVGTAIGMFTGLQSFATFFASLIAGWIWFMFGAGVTFFVTSTFALLVWMYLKFIPISER; this comes from the coding sequence TTGAAAACAATTTCCAAAACAGTTTGGATACTCTCGCTTGTGAGTCTTTTTACAGATATCGCAAGCGAAATGTTATACCCAATTTTACCCATTTACCTAAAGTCCATTGGGTATTCGATCCTCTTCATTGGATTTTTGGAAGGGGTTGCTGAGTTTGTCGCTGGTTATAGTAAAGGGTACTTTGGCAATCTCTCGGATATCCAAGGAAAACGAGTTCCTTTTGTGCGTTTTGGTTATGCACTGAGTGCCATCTCCAAACCCTTGTTAGCCATTAGTCGATTGCCATACCTTGTCTTTTTTTCACGAACAATGGATCGGATTGGAAAGGGTGTTCGCACTGGAGCTCGGGACGCTTTATTATCAGAAGAAACCACATCTTCCTCAAAAGCACAGATTTTTGGATTCCACCGATCCTTTGATACACTTGGTGCTGTGATTGGCCCATGCATCGCTTTAATCTTTTTGGCAATCTACCCCAATCAATATGTATATTTGTTTTATTTGGCGGTTGTGCCGGGTTTCATTTCGATAGGACTTACTTTTTTATTAAAAGAGAAGGAAAACCAAACAAAACAAACGGGAAAAACAATTAGTTTGTTTTCCTATCTTTCGTATTGGAAACAGACAAATCCCAATTATCGAAAGTTAGTTTTTGGATTACTTGTATTTGCTTTGTGGAATAGTTCCGATGTTTTTTTGATCCTGAAAGCTAAAGAAGTGGGGCTCAGTGACACAGCAGTCATTGGGATTTATATTTTTTATAATTTAGTGTATGCTATTTTTGCTTATCCATTTGGTATATTGGCAGATCTTTTCGGACTCAAACGAATGTTTTTATTCGGAATTTTTATGTTTATCCTTGTGTATTGGATCATGGGTAGCTTTCAAACTCTTGCATGGATTGTATTTGCCTTTTTTTTATATGGTCTTTTTGCAAGTGCAACAGAAGGAATTGGAAAAGCTTGGATTAGTAACCTTGTGCCTTCCGAGGAAGTAGGGACTGCCATTGGAATGTTCACTGGGTTACAGAGTTTTGCTACTTTTTTTGCAAGTTTGATTGCTGGTTGGATTTGGTTTATGTTTGGAGCAGGAGTTACTTTTTTTGTAACAAGTACATTTGCACTATTGGTATGGATGTATCTCAAATTCATACCAATAAGTGAAAGATAG
- a CDS encoding tetratricopeptide repeat protein encodes MGKTTIYIFKLVSVCLLIVTSISAGGSKKKEETIALKKQIYGLHKVDEETSSIPYLERYLELSQNELYFKLLYAKALLYRNDLSVPKPDEPAEDRINKAKIIQKNYNLASKLFQENVLHLEKVRPRDPNLGRWYYLWAFSEWFSDNKEKSIKLFLKAVKLDYRLTESYYNIASLYESLGQWKDASLYWRKFEKAEKELEEED; translated from the coding sequence ATGGGCAAAACTACTATTTATATTTTTAAACTAGTATCGGTTTGTTTATTAATCGTTACTTCTATCTCCGCAGGCGGAAGTAAAAAAAAAGAAGAAACCATTGCCTTAAAAAAACAAATCTATGGTTTGCATAAAGTTGATGAAGAAACCAGTTCCATTCCTTATTTGGAACGTTACCTCGAACTAAGCCAAAACGAATTATACTTCAAATTATTATATGCAAAGGCCTTATTGTATCGGAATGATTTGTCAGTACCAAAACCAGATGAACCAGCCGAGGATAGAATCAATAAGGCAAAAATCATTCAAAAAAACTATAATTTAGCCTCAAAACTTTTCCAAGAAAATGTATTACATTTGGAAAAAGTAAGACCAAGAGATCCAAACTTGGGAAGATGGTATTATTTATGGGCTTTTAGTGAGTGGTTTTCGGATAACAAAGAAAAGTCGATCAAACTTTTTTTAAAAGCCGTAAAACTTGATTATCGATTAACAGAATCTTATTATAATATTGCATCACTTTATGAGTCACTTGGTCAATGGAAGGACGCAAGTTTGTATTGGCGAAAATTTGAAAAAGCCGAAAAGGAATTGGAAGAAGAAGATTAA
- the rpiB gene encoding ribose 5-phosphate isomerase B: protein MKEKIGIASDHGGFALKEFLRKSLEESYEMVDYGTKSEESVDYPTIIGDACRKVLSNEVPRLIALCGTGIGASIAANRFKGIRAALCHDEFTAEMSKRHNNANVLVLGGRVLGTDLALRIVKKWIETDFEGGRHQKRLGLIEEQS from the coding sequence ATGAAAGAAAAAATTGGAATCGCCTCTGATCATGGAGGATTTGCTCTCAAAGAATTCCTCAGGAAAAGTCTCGAGGAATCGTATGAAATGGTCGATTACGGTACTAAGAGCGAAGAGTCCGTCGACTACCCAACCATCATTGGAGATGCCTGCCGAAAGGTTCTTTCCAACGAAGTCCCAAGGCTCATCGCTCTTTGTGGTACTGGCATTGGAGCATCCATTGCAGCAAACCGCTTCAAAGGCATTCGAGCGGCCCTATGCCATGATGAGTTTACGGCGGAAATGTCCAAACGCCATAACAATGCCAATGTACTCGTTTTAGGGGGAAGAGTTCTCGGAACAGACTTAGCTCTGAGAATTGTGAAAAAATGGATCGAAACAGATTTCGAAGGTGGCAGGCACCAAAAACGATTGGGTCTTATCGAAGAACAGTCCTAA
- a CDS encoding concanavalin A-like lectin/glucanase, whose protein sequence is MDRNRFRRWQAPKTIGSYRRTVLISLCFLFVGTSLFSWEVPKKETVNLSLWKKIGVVEHKEPGKKNTLKPKENTPKYGELFFDFEGEPNEPNLSESGTSFPSKSISVVSSSYLEDTKTQFFGKKSAYFSGRRNQIHLSVSGNSVFGTHPDPFSISIPLRMGEQGAGSVILDRTVYVKGKKYGISLELNEGKPTLFVNNLLQKTEGRTSSFVLESSVKIKRQTWEVISIYFDTLNHRYVLYQNGIETAEYENNSPDTIGFGFPENDSTPLVLGKSYYGNLDGFHIHKGEPETRYTKFESVKYDDDTKIGSMEGNFTISPILETKYSNSILQQIQWKIDKPQDTMIELYFRGSNQKFNESSSLSWTRIRSLTSDLPKLRFKFYQWKIWFRPDPMGKTVPNVQSLSFDYTEQSPPDIPTLFRLDPNNTKEDQVCFLWNSNHEKEVQNGGGYIIHYGLLPNRMVGSIFVKKNQGNELRKIDGNDENSSFRNKRFCADEDTLITNIYIPEGQLESPEDRNLADQVDFSKKEKRGHLFQSGLTYYFRISAYNRYLNEWDSKDQRSALSPPISISFPKEVTNLK, encoded by the coding sequence ATGGATCGAAACAGATTTCGAAGGTGGCAGGCACCAAAAACGATTGGGTCTTATCGAAGAACAGTCCTAATTTCCCTTTGTTTCCTTTTTGTAGGGACCTCTCTCTTTTCATGGGAAGTCCCCAAAAAGGAGACCGTCAACCTGAGCCTTTGGAAAAAAATTGGTGTTGTCGAACACAAAGAACCCGGCAAAAAAAACACACTCAAACCAAAAGAAAACACTCCCAAATATGGTGAGTTGTTTTTTGATTTTGAAGGGGAACCAAACGAACCAAACCTTTCAGAATCGGGAACCTCTTTCCCTTCCAAGTCAATTTCTGTTGTTTCCTCTTCATACTTAGAAGATACCAAAACACAATTTTTTGGTAAAAAATCTGCATACTTTTCTGGTAGAAGGAACCAAATCCATCTTTCCGTTTCAGGGAACTCAGTGTTTGGAACCCACCCAGATCCATTTAGCATTTCCATTCCACTCCGTATGGGAGAACAAGGTGCAGGTTCTGTGATCTTGGACCGAACTGTTTATGTGAAAGGGAAAAAATACGGCATCTCACTTGAATTAAACGAAGGTAAACCAACTCTCTTTGTGAACAATCTTTTGCAAAAAACGGAAGGAAGGACAAGTAGTTTTGTTTTAGAATCTTCTGTGAAAATCAAACGTCAAACATGGGAAGTCATTTCTATTTACTTTGATACGCTGAACCATCGTTATGTTTTATACCAAAATGGAATTGAAACTGCGGAATATGAAAACAATTCACCAGATACCATTGGATTTGGTTTTCCTGAAAATGATTCAACACCATTAGTATTAGGAAAATCTTACTATGGAAATTTAGATGGATTTCATATCCACAAAGGGGAACCAGAAACTCGTTATACAAAATTTGAATCTGTAAAGTATGATGATGATACAAAAATTGGTTCAATGGAAGGAAACTTTACAATTTCTCCTATCCTAGAAACCAAGTATAGTAATTCTATCTTACAACAAATCCAATGGAAAATTGATAAACCACAAGACACGATGATTGAATTGTACTTTCGAGGATCGAATCAAAAATTCAATGAATCGAGTTCCCTTTCTTGGACAAGGATTCGTTCCCTTACTTCGGATTTACCAAAACTTCGTTTTAAATTCTACCAATGGAAAATCTGGTTTCGGCCAGATCCCATGGGAAAAACGGTTCCGAACGTTCAATCACTTAGTTTCGATTATACCGAACAATCTCCTCCAGACATTCCGACTCTGTTTCGATTGGACCCAAACAATACAAAAGAAGACCAAGTATGTTTTTTGTGGAACTCCAATCATGAGAAGGAAGTGCAAAATGGTGGTGGTTACATCATCCATTATGGCCTTTTACCGAATCGAATGGTAGGATCCATTTTTGTAAAAAAGAACCAGGGGAATGAACTTCGTAAAATTGATGGGAACGATGAAAATAGTAGTTTTCGCAACAAACGATTTTGCGCAGATGAAGATACACTCATCACGAATATTTACATCCCAGAAGGGCAATTGGAATCACCGGAAGACCGAAATTTGGCAGACCAAGTTGATTTTTCAAAAAAAGAGAAACGAGGGCATTTGTTCCAATCGGGTTTGACTTATTATTTCAGAATTTCAGCTTACAATCGTTATCTGAATGAATGGGATTCCAAAGACCAAAGAAGTGCTCTTTCCCCTCCTATTTCAATTAGTTTCCCGAAGGAAGTTACGAATCTTAAGTAA
- a CDS encoding P83/100 family protein has protein sequence MRISRSIIICLIVVGFSLTAQSKAPLGESEIKGSKKIEFINRSLRKASDDIIQENTETGKKLAETLAKENSASVDGVKIQRILPGADGKLGADILIISESQSFDHINSIARILASYIEKSFQYKVGNAETLAQYILYYNATHRKDSKFFGKKYTSGVMEVTSPDKLGIDTVYKNWPGKTQIIIPIEGNILKDSGKDLTTDELEKDVNRTVKDKEKDPATKQKMEDEAKKMDKLQTDKIKDEKKVLQDKKDEVSKEGKELQDKKEALKKQEAEAVASLNELKKDPVKNKAEIDKKTEEVKKIEQEKKQTDEKSQAVEAKKEELSKKEEQLAKKEEARTGTTTSSDGAKKDDTVQKVEAKVEELKTELAQTKEELKKKEEQSDNVVNNKILFMKFIKYDTDGHYSNELWAIDPAKDDALFKSPYNNICSKEFKEIANQGVLVLGYDGEKVETRKHKLVLLDPDKLGVKKTSESADIFWRTPMINREDKIYVIEKVKDKYHVSRFKSDLTFEKRTEEPVEENSELTFFGDKIYVTGKPKEGEKTTIKVFKKEDLSLLKTIAP, from the coding sequence ATGAGAATCTCTCGTTCCATCATCATCTGTCTAATTGTTGTCGGTTTTTCACTGACAGCCCAATCCAAAGCCCCTCTCGGTGAATCCGAAATCAAGGGTTCCAAAAAAATTGAATTCATCAACCGTTCCCTACGTAAGGCTTCGGATGACATCATCCAAGAAAATACGGAAACGGGTAAAAAACTCGCAGAAACCTTGGCCAAAGAAAATTCGGCAAGTGTAGATGGGGTGAAAATCCAAAGGATTTTGCCTGGTGCTGATGGAAAACTCGGAGCCGATATCCTCATTATCTCTGAATCTCAAAGTTTTGATCATATCAACTCCATTGCAAGGATCCTTGCTTCTTACATTGAAAAGTCATTCCAATACAAAGTAGGGAATGCTGAGACCTTAGCGCAGTACATTCTGTACTACAATGCAACTCATAGAAAGGATTCCAAATTTTTTGGAAAAAAATACACTTCTGGTGTCATGGAAGTTACATCCCCTGATAAATTGGGGATTGATACCGTTTATAAAAATTGGCCAGGGAAAACACAAATCATCATTCCTATTGAAGGCAATATCTTAAAAGACAGTGGAAAAGATCTTACCACTGATGAATTGGAAAAAGATGTAAATCGTACGGTGAAGGACAAAGAAAAAGATCCTGCCACCAAACAAAAGATGGAAGACGAAGCCAAAAAAATGGACAAGTTGCAAACCGATAAAATCAAAGATGAAAAAAAGGTTTTGCAAGATAAAAAAGATGAAGTTTCCAAAGAAGGCAAAGAACTCCAAGACAAAAAAGAAGCTCTTAAAAAACAAGAAGCAGAAGCAGTTGCAAGTCTGAATGAACTCAAAAAAGATCCTGTAAAAAATAAAGCTGAGATTGATAAAAAAACGGAAGAAGTCAAAAAGATCGAACAAGAGAAAAAACAAACTGACGAGAAATCCCAAGCAGTTGAGGCAAAAAAAGAGGAGTTAAGCAAAAAAGAAGAACAACTTGCTAAAAAAGAAGAAGCAAGAACAGGAACCACTACTTCTAGTGATGGTGCAAAAAAAGATGACACGGTTCAAAAGGTAGAAGCGAAAGTTGAAGAATTAAAAACAGAACTCGCACAAACCAAAGAAGAACTGAAGAAAAAAGAAGAACAAAGTGATAATGTTGTGAACAACAAAATCCTTTTTATGAAGTTTATCAAATATGATACAGATGGTCACTATTCCAATGAACTTTGGGCCATTGATCCTGCAAAAGATGATGCTCTATTCAAAAGTCCTTACAATAATATTTGTTCTAAGGAGTTTAAAGAAATTGCAAACCAAGGGGTACTTGTGCTTGGTTATGATGGAGAAAAAGTAGAAACTCGTAAACACAAACTCGTATTACTTGATCCAGATAAATTAGGTGTAAAAAAGACTAGTGAATCAGCAGATATTTTCTGGCGAACACCTATGATCAATCGTGAAGACAAAATTTATGTGATTGAAAAGGTAAAAGACAAATACCATGTATCACGTTTTAAATCAGATTTAACGTTTGAAAAACGGACAGAAGAACCAGTCGAAGAAAATTCGGAACTCACATTTTTTGGCGATAAAATTTACGTAACAGGAAAACCAAAAGAAGGAGAAAAAACAACGATTAAAGTCTTCAAAAAAGAGGACTTAAGTTTACTCAAAACCATTGCTCCGTAA